The Palaemon carinicauda isolate YSFRI2023 chromosome 43, ASM3689809v2, whole genome shotgun sequence genome window below encodes:
- the LOC137633806 gene encoding piggyBac transposable element-derived protein 4-like yields the protein MQPLAPRSRYRAWRDVDAGEIKAFIAIEIAMGLVHKSSLASYFSKKFWLTETPGFSNIMSRDRYEIIRSCLHFADNSVDGNDDRLYKIKPILDMVKDLYSKYYVSGRDLSVDESMVKFKGRLFFKQYMPKKPTKWGIKVWSLCDSKTGYLLKFDVYTGKGLDSNKGKGLGASVVENLFEGFENKGHVVYMDSFFSGAPLFQKLRSKGTGACGTVRPNRKYLPSQMKKVKPKKGQLPIMWKSKDEELVAVVWQDSGRINILSSVGDTGTVKKSIQSKKGVREVDKPSLQAQYNKYMGGVDLFDQFCSTYPFNHRSKKWYQTLWHFVIEVALVNSKISYNLQNRKKLTQVVFRQEVIKGLLEGYNTKPRRKNVVRDLVENKRLGERHFIAQYENKKYLPNCSICEGLLILNQSVSLYHLTLLSIRTKRSLGEWPDALGAQLCGRLA from the coding sequence ATGCAACCTTTAGCCCCTCGATCACGGTACAGAGCATGGAGAGATGTGGATGCAGGGGAAATAAAAGCATTCATTGCTATTGAAATTGCAATGGGATTAGTGCACAAAAGTAGTCTAGCAAGCTACTTTTCTAAAAAGTTTTGGCTAACTGAGACACCTGGTTTTTCCAATATAATGTCACGTGACAGGTATGAAATTATCCGTTCCTGTCTACATTTTGCAGATAATTCTGTTGATGGTAATGATGACAGACTTtataaaataaaaccaattttaGACATGGTGAAAGATCTATATTCTAAATATTATGTAAGTGGTAGAGATTTGAGTGTAGATGAAAGTATGGTGAAATTCAAAGGGAGGCTTTTTTTTAAGCAGTACATGCCTAAAAAGCCTACCAAATGGGGAATTAAGGTTTGGTCTCTCTGTGACTCTAAGACTGGTTATCTGTTGAAATTTGATGTTTACACAGGGAAGGGGCTAGATTCTAATAAAGGCAAAGGACTTGGTGCATCTGTTGTAGAAAATTTGTTTGAAGGCTTTGAAAACAAAGGCCATGTAGTTTACATGGACAGCTTTTTTAGTGGAGCACCCCTTTTTCAAAAACTTCGAAGTAAAGGTACTGGAGCATGTGGGACAGTTCGTCCAAACAGAAAATATTTGCCATCACAGATGAAAAAAGTAAAACCTAAGAAAGGCcagctaccaataatgtggaagagtAAAGATGAGGAATTGGTTGCTGTCGTTTGGCAAGATAGTGGTAGAATAAATATCCTTTCGAGTGTTGGGGACACAGGTACAGTGAAAAaatctattcaatctaagaaagggGTAAGGGAAGTAGATAAACCATCTTTGCAAGCTCAGTACAATAAATATATGGGAGGGGTAGACCTTTTTGATCAATTCTGCTCAACCTACCCCTTCAATCACCGTAGCAAAAAGTGGTATCAGACACTCTGGCATTTTGTGATTGAAGTTGCTCTTGTAAATTCCAAAATTAGTTACAACttgcaaaatagaaagaaattgacCCAGGTTGTGTTTAGACAAGAGGTAATAAAAGGATTGTTAGAAGGATATAACACAAAGCCAAGAAGAAAGAATGTTGTTAGGGACTTGGTGGAAAACAAGCGCTTGGGGGAAAGGCATTTTATTGCTCAGTATGAAAATAAGAAGTACCTACCTAATTGTAGT
- the LOC137633807 gene encoding histone-lysine N-methyltransferase, H3 lysine-79 specific-like — MCYMQGNDGKNVTIDLDENLGEILECHLGESLSGAAEESIEKIKLLRQEANQKANEKERNEKRKKIKKKEEKFNKKIVKDNGNKENKNDKIKKENNKKEEMNRNPEEKFHKKEEEEFNKKNAKDHSNKKNKNNTIKKVKKNQEKEKGKKIKKKNKNPEERENRKEKTTTTRIEELEREIAELRREKEDLQEENRYLKDCLRRQDRHKRKELWKNRKEIKPLKKDLLREEQINDLLMRLFTQAERIKEKKEHIQKRRIYNWEGIDRTSKSSPEKTKTHQLTNDFYYAYEFDVDMKKYDGENEIIRCECRHHDKSESRRFEYISVSQRSARKSKHPVEVFRVRLGCGRCFLLRIFNRIDAIRKFIKSRPISIICGPKFVIVPLDKEEEEKERIERRPRKRNIKNQKEEMENGKKKIKKNKNQEEKKKGKKI; from the coding sequence ATGTGTTATATGCAAGGGAATGACGGGAAAAACGTCACAATCGACTTAGATGAAAATTTGGGCGAGATTTTGGAATGCCATTTAGGGGAGAGTTTAAGCGGTGCTGCGGAGGAGAGCATTGAAAAAATAAAGCTCTTAAGACAGGAGGCAAATCAGAAagcaaatgaaaaggaaagaaatgagaagaggaagaagattaaaaagaaagaagaaaagtttaATAAAAAGATTGTGAAGgacaatggaaataaggaaaataagaacgataaaattaaaaaggagaataacaaaaaggaggagatgaataGAAATCCAGaggaaaaatttcataaaaaagaagaggaggaatttaataaaaagaatgcaaaggaccacagtaataaaaagaataagaacaaTACAATTAAAAAGGTGAAAAAGAATcaagagaaggagaaaggaaagaagattaagaagaaaaataagaatccgGAAGAGAGGGAGAATCGGAAGGAAAAAACGACCACCACTCGTATTGAAGAACTAGAGAGGGAAATAGCAGAATTGAGAAGAGAAAAGGAGGATCTGCAGGAGGAAAATAGATATTTAAAGGATTGTCTCAGGAGACAAGACAGACACAAGCGTAAAGAATTGTGgaaaaatagaaaggaaatcaaACCACTCAAGAAGGACCTTCTAAGAGAAGAGCAAATCAATGATCTTTTGATGAGGCTATTTACACAGGCGGAGAGGATCAAAGAAAAGAAGGAGCATATTCAGAAAAGACGGATTTACAATTGGGAGGGCATTGACCGAACTTCGAAAAGCTCTCCAGAAAAGACCAAAACACACCAGTTAACCAATGATTTTTATTACGCATACGAATTTGATGTAGATATGAAAAAATACGATGGTGAAAATGAAATTATTAGATGTGAATGTCGTCATCATGATAAAAGTGAAAGTCGTAGATTTGAATATATTTCGGTGTCTCAACGCTCAGCGAGGAAGAGTAAGCACCCCGTCGAAGTGTTCCGTGTTAGGTTAGGCTGCGGAAGGTGTTTTTTGCTTCGGATTTTCAACCGAATCGATGCTATCAGGAAGTTCATCAAAAGTCGGCCAATCTCCATCATTTGTGGACCTAAATTTGTTATTGTGCCTttggataaggaggaggaggagaaagagagaataGAGAGGAGACCCAGAAAAAGGAATATCAAGAATCAGAAGGAAGAGATGGAGAATGGAAAgaagaagattaagaaaaataagaatcaggaggaaaagaagaaaggaaagaagatttag